In Pseudonocardia cypriaca, a single genomic region encodes these proteins:
- a CDS encoding LLM class flavin-dependent oxidoreductase produces MSPFTEARMHLAVELTAAGRHPAAARWARLDPAVLLSAVHHAGLVRTAARRGLDLVLLPHTFHPDGGPLLDAVSLAARIAPVVPGIGLAPTATVTHTEPFHLSKAIATLDIVSAGRAGWEPAVSRTQVEADLFGRKQAAPADELWREAADAIEVVVRLWDSWEDDAVIRDAATGRYVDRDKLHHIDFQGEFFSVKGPSITPRPPQGHPPVVLRCDEDEALPVAARWADVVRISAPDLTAAAAARDRIRDAVAGAGRDPDDVTVLLDVEVHLAADRDQARRDLVELDRLAGAELPASSVRVLGPPTDLADLVGAAVRTRAADGVTLVPLVLPADLDVVAAQVVPLLAGRGLLRTGSAGGSLRARFGLARPANHFTGASA; encoded by the coding sequence ATGAGTCCCTTCACTGAGGCGCGGATGCACCTGGCCGTCGAGCTGACCGCGGCCGGCCGACATCCGGCCGCCGCGCGCTGGGCCCGGCTCGACCCGGCGGTGCTGCTCTCGGCGGTGCACCACGCGGGGCTGGTGCGCACGGCCGCGCGCCGCGGCCTCGACCTCGTGCTGCTGCCGCACACCTTCCACCCCGACGGCGGCCCGCTGCTCGACGCCGTCTCGCTGGCCGCGCGGATCGCGCCGGTGGTGCCGGGGATCGGGCTGGCGCCCACCGCGACCGTGACGCACACCGAGCCGTTCCACCTCTCCAAGGCGATCGCCACCCTGGACATCGTGTCCGCGGGCCGCGCCGGCTGGGAACCCGCCGTGTCGCGCACGCAGGTCGAGGCGGACCTCTTCGGCCGCAAGCAGGCCGCTCCAGCCGACGAGCTGTGGCGCGAGGCCGCCGACGCCATCGAGGTGGTGGTGCGGCTGTGGGACTCCTGGGAGGACGACGCGGTGATCCGCGACGCCGCCACCGGCCGCTACGTCGACCGCGACAAGCTGCACCACATCGACTTCCAGGGTGAGTTCTTCTCCGTCAAGGGCCCGTCCATCACCCCCCGACCGCCGCAGGGCCACCCGCCGGTCGTGCTGCGTTGCGACGAGGACGAGGCGCTCCCGGTGGCCGCCCGCTGGGCCGACGTCGTGCGGATCTCGGCCCCGGACCTCACGGCCGCCGCGGCGGCCCGCGATCGGATCCGCGACGCCGTCGCGGGCGCCGGCCGCGACCCGGATGACGTCACCGTGCTGCTCGACGTCGAGGTGCACCTGGCCGCGGACCGCGACCAGGCCCGCCGCGACCTCGTCGAGCTCGACCGGCTCGCCGGGGCCGAGCTGCCCGCGTCGTCGGTGCGGGTGCTCGGCCCGCCCACCGACCTCGCCGACCTGGTCGGCGCCGCGGTGCGCACCCGCGCGGCCGACGGCGTGACGCTGGTGCCGCTCGTGCTGCCCGCCGACCTGGACGTGGTGGCCGCCCAGGTCGTGCCGCTGCTCGCGGGCCGCGGACTGCTGCGCACCGGCTCGGCGGGCGGCTCGCTGCGCGCCCGCTTCGGCCTAGCCCGACCGGCCAACCACTTCACTGGAGCGTCTGCGTGA
- a CDS encoding DUF1684 domain-containing protein, translating to MTTIESSLQQEWDAWHREREEQLSTPHGWLSLTALHWLDDTARGYDGIPGTWRATGDGGVELTADGDPEIGPAIEGTPVSGTVRLEPVDGQPGVLVEIGDRRVEVIRRTDTYALRVRDPEAITRTAFTGAPAFPVDERWVVDGRFEPYPEPKQLTVGAVVDGLQHFPTAVGVVRFELDGAEHELVAFPGKAGGLSLHFRDATSGDSTYGGGRQVALPDPDADGRVRIDLNRTVNLPCAFTAHATCPLPPAENRLPVAVEAGERIPPRPDLQQA from the coding sequence ATGACCACCATCGAGTCCTCGCTCCAGCAGGAGTGGGACGCCTGGCACCGCGAGCGCGAGGAGCAGCTGAGCACCCCGCACGGCTGGCTCAGCCTCACCGCCCTGCACTGGCTCGACGACACCGCCCGCGGCTACGACGGCATCCCCGGCACCTGGCGCGCCACCGGTGACGGCGGGGTGGAGCTCACCGCCGACGGGGACCCGGAGATCGGCCCAGCCATCGAGGGCACGCCGGTCAGCGGCACCGTCCGGCTGGAGCCCGTCGACGGGCAGCCGGGCGTGCTCGTGGAGATCGGGGACCGGCGGGTCGAGGTCATCCGCCGCACCGACACCTACGCGCTGCGGGTACGCGACCCCGAGGCGATCACGCGCACCGCGTTCACCGGCGCGCCTGCCTTCCCCGTCGACGAGCGCTGGGTGGTCGACGGCCGCTTCGAGCCGTACCCGGAGCCGAAGCAGCTCACCGTCGGCGCCGTCGTGGACGGGCTGCAGCACTTCCCGACCGCCGTCGGGGTGGTCCGGTTCGAGCTCGACGGGGCCGAGCACGAGCTGGTGGCGTTCCCGGGCAAGGCCGGCGGCCTGTCCCTGCACTTCCGCGACGCGACGTCCGGGGACAGCACCTACGGCGGCGGCCGCCAGGTCGCGCTGCCCGACCCGGACGCCGACGGCCGCGTCCGGATCGACCTGAACCGCACCGTGAACCTGCCGTGCGCGTTCACCGCCCACGCCACGTGCCCGCTCCCACCGGCGGAGAACCGGTTGCCGGTGGCGGTGGAGGCGGGGGAGCGCATCCCGCCGCGGCCCGACCTCCAGCAGGCATGA
- a CDS encoding LLM class flavin-dependent oxidoreductase, translating into MTIPLSILDLSPVPAGGTARDAIRNSVDLARVAERAGYRRFWVAEHHLASGVASSSTPVLVALIAAATSGIRVGSGAVQLPLTSPLQAAEQFGTVAALHPGRVDLGLGRFDIHKILRLAGTAPPPDAEPPPVPPARVVDGLLIPPAARFRGDVSTYVHLARLLGIQAEDPAPDYDAQVGAILDHLGGAARRPDGRPVTVPAAEGADLDVWILGSSPGESAEVAGARGLPFAASYHIAPGAVLETVDAYRRAFRPSARLAAPYVVVSADVVVADSQERAEELAAPYAQWVLDIRTGVGARPYVTPEQARAREWTPAERAVVADRVDTQLVGSPEAVAGKLATLARVTGADELLVTTITTEHADRVRSTELLAGAWAEHAAARAGWNTKSDETEASLAR; encoded by the coding sequence ATGACGATCCCCTTGTCGATCCTCGACCTCTCCCCGGTCCCGGCCGGTGGCACGGCGCGCGACGCGATCCGCAACTCGGTCGACCTCGCCCGCGTCGCGGAACGGGCGGGCTACCGGCGCTTCTGGGTGGCCGAGCACCACCTGGCGTCCGGCGTGGCGTCCTCGTCCACGCCCGTGCTGGTGGCGCTGATCGCGGCGGCCACGTCCGGGATCCGGGTCGGGTCCGGCGCCGTGCAGCTCCCGCTGACCTCGCCGCTGCAGGCGGCCGAGCAGTTCGGCACGGTCGCCGCGTTGCACCCGGGCCGGGTGGACCTGGGCCTCGGCCGGTTCGACATCCACAAGATCCTCCGGCTGGCCGGCACGGCACCGCCGCCGGACGCCGAGCCGCCGCCCGTGCCACCCGCCCGGGTCGTCGACGGGCTGCTGATCCCGCCCGCCGCCCGGTTCCGCGGGGACGTGTCGACCTACGTGCACCTCGCCCGGCTGCTCGGGATCCAGGCGGAGGACCCGGCCCCGGACTACGACGCGCAGGTCGGCGCGATCCTCGACCACCTGGGCGGCGCCGCCCGCCGCCCGGACGGCCGGCCGGTCACCGTGCCGGCGGCCGAGGGCGCGGACCTCGACGTCTGGATCCTCGGCTCCAGCCCCGGCGAGAGCGCAGAGGTGGCGGGGGCGCGCGGATTGCCGTTCGCGGCGAGCTACCACATCGCGCCGGGCGCGGTCCTGGAGACCGTCGACGCCTACCGCCGCGCGTTCCGGCCGTCGGCGCGGCTCGCGGCGCCGTACGTCGTGGTGTCGGCGGACGTGGTCGTCGCCGACAGCCAGGAGCGCGCGGAGGAGCTGGCCGCGCCGTACGCGCAGTGGGTGCTCGACATCCGCACCGGCGTCGGCGCCCGGCCCTACGTCACGCCGGAGCAGGCCAGGGCGCGGGAATGGACGCCCGCCGAGCGGGCGGTCGTCGCCGACCGGGTCGACACGCAGCTCGTCGGCTCGCCGGAGGCGGTCGCCGGGAAGCTGGCCACCCTCGCCCGCGTGACCGGTGCCGACGAGCTGCTGGTCACCACGATCACCACCGAGCACGCCGACCGCGTGCGCAGCACCGAGCTGCTCGCCGGCGCGTGGGCGGAACACGCCGCAGCACGGGCGGGTTGGAACACGAAGTCCGACGAGACGGAGGCGAGCCTCGCGCGATGA
- a CDS encoding NAD(P)H-dependent oxidoreductase: MLGVVAGPEPGGRTATAVAGVLAGAEKAGAATSLVELAEAGVDAVIAAFGDADAVVFGSPVYRATYSALLKDLLERTERGKWGESTAPLQGKVAATVLTGASGHHYLALGDLRNVLAGFFAVQVLSPGLYLDHGGYVDRTTLTEQSAELAASHGAALADLAAAVRGSAALQAITPQI; the protein is encoded by the coding sequence GTGCTGGGCGTCGTCGCCGGGCCGGAGCCGGGTGGGCGCACCGCCACCGCCGTCGCCGGGGTGCTGGCCGGCGCGGAGAAGGCGGGCGCCGCGACGTCGCTGGTGGAGCTGGCCGAGGCGGGCGTCGACGCCGTGATCGCCGCGTTCGGCGACGCCGACGCCGTGGTGTTCGGCAGCCCGGTCTACCGGGCCACGTACAGCGCCCTGCTCAAGGACCTCCTGGAGCGCACGGAACGCGGGAAGTGGGGCGAGTCCACGGCTCCGCTGCAGGGGAAGGTGGCCGCCACCGTGCTCACCGGGGCGAGCGGGCACCACTACCTCGCCCTCGGCGACCTGCGGAACGTGCTCGCCGGCTTCTTCGCCGTGCAGGTGCTGTCGCCGGGCCTGTACCTCGACCACGGCGGCTACGTCGACCGCACCACGCTGACGGAGCAGAGCGCCGAGCTCGCCGCATCCCACGGCGCGGCCCTGGCCGACCTGGCCGCGGCCGTCCGGGGCTCCGCGGCGCTCCAGGCGATCACGCCGCAGATCTGA
- a CDS encoding LLM class flavin-dependent oxidoreductase has product MKILVLTLITNGPDPVTGRTPTPNARLHRVVDNAVLAEELGFDGYAVGERHERPFLSSAPPVVLSHIAARTSRITLFTGVTTLSLLDPVRAYEDYATLDQLADGRLELIIGKGNGAAQAQLFDVTTDDQWDRNAEGYELFRRLWREERTTWSGRFRPPLVDAETWPPPRQHPVRVWHGSATSKESVEVAARYGDPLFSANVTNPIEPYAELIAHYRERWAAHGHDPADALVGAGTAAFHIAPTSQQAIEEFRPAYAARLAAAERFGLPTVFPTVEDFVERSSALVGSPQQIVDKVLRYHAVFGHEVLHLHLDGDGLTPRRQREQLETFQSEVAPALRADVPSRPLAGAVPRDPDDARPADSPVGVAS; this is encoded by the coding sequence ATGAAGATCCTCGTCCTCACCCTGATCACGAACGGACCCGACCCGGTCACCGGCCGGACGCCGACGCCGAACGCCCGGTTGCACCGGGTGGTCGACAACGCGGTGCTCGCCGAGGAGCTGGGCTTCGACGGCTACGCGGTGGGGGAGCGGCACGAGCGGCCGTTCCTGTCGTCGGCGCCGCCGGTGGTGCTGTCGCACATCGCGGCCCGCACATCGCGGATCACCCTGTTCACCGGTGTCACCACGCTGTCGCTGCTCGACCCGGTGCGTGCCTACGAGGACTACGCCACCCTCGACCAGCTCGCCGACGGCCGCCTCGAGCTGATCATCGGCAAGGGCAACGGCGCGGCGCAGGCCCAGCTGTTCGACGTGACCACCGACGACCAGTGGGACCGCAACGCGGAGGGCTACGAGCTGTTCCGCCGGCTGTGGCGCGAGGAGCGCACCACGTGGAGCGGCCGGTTCCGCCCGCCGCTCGTCGACGCCGAGACCTGGCCGCCGCCGCGGCAGCACCCGGTCCGGGTCTGGCACGGCAGCGCGACCAGCAAGGAGTCCGTCGAGGTGGCCGCCCGGTACGGCGACCCGCTGTTCTCGGCGAACGTCACCAACCCGATCGAGCCGTACGCCGAGTTGATCGCCCACTACCGCGAGCGCTGGGCGGCGCACGGGCACGACCCGGCGGACGCGCTCGTCGGGGCCGGCACCGCGGCGTTCCACATCGCGCCGACCTCGCAGCAGGCGATCGAGGAGTTCCGGCCCGCCTACGCCGCGCGGCTCGCCGCGGCGGAGCGGTTCGGGCTGCCGACCGTGTTCCCCACCGTCGAGGACTTCGTGGAACGCTCGTCCGCGCTGGTCGGGAGCCCGCAGCAGATCGTCGACAAGGTGCTTCGCTACCACGCGGTGTTCGGCCACGAAGTGCTGCACCTGCACCTCGACGGCGACGGGCTCACCCCGCGGCGGCAGCGGGAGCAGCTTGAGACGTTCCAGTCGGAGGTGGCGCCGGCGCTGCGGGCGGACGTGCCGAGCCGCCCACTGGCAGGCGCCGTGCCCCGCGACCCGGACGACGCCCGGCCCGCCGACTCGCCCGTGGGGGTGGCGTCATGA
- a CDS encoding helix-turn-helix transcriptional regulator, which yields MYAARGVLSVHTESGTSIVPANRVAWIPAGFTHHHRAHGDTDMRIEFLPASLARPLPGHPAVFTASGLVREVLLTLSGARNHDRGARNRYRAAHARLRRVLVDELQEAPEQALQLPEPRDDRLQAVARILYDNPADNTALAELGRSVGAGARTLSRLFHDELGMTFHEWRTQLRIHHALVLLAEGHDTTRVAHASGWANPSSFIAAFSTIMGTTPGRYRSGSPGNVRQRAGLHEPQPHP from the coding sequence GTGTACGCGGCTCGCGGCGTCCTGTCGGTCCACACCGAGTCCGGCACGTCGATCGTTCCCGCGAACCGGGTCGCATGGATCCCCGCCGGGTTCACCCACCACCACCGCGCCCACGGCGACACGGACATGCGGATCGAGTTCCTGCCGGCATCCCTGGCCCGTCCGCTGCCGGGTCATCCCGCCGTGTTCACGGCCTCCGGCCTCGTCCGCGAAGTCCTGCTCACCCTCAGCGGCGCACGCAACCACGACCGCGGCGCGCGCAACCGGTACCGGGCCGCGCACGCCCGCCTTCGCCGGGTCCTCGTCGACGAGCTCCAGGAAGCACCCGAGCAGGCGCTGCAGCTACCGGAGCCACGCGACGACCGGTTGCAGGCCGTTGCGCGGATCCTGTACGACAACCCGGCGGACAACACCGCGCTGGCCGAGCTCGGGCGGTCGGTCGGGGCCGGTGCCCGCACGCTCAGCCGGCTGTTCCACGACGAGCTCGGCATGACCTTCCACGAGTGGCGCACGCAGCTGCGCATCCACCACGCGCTCGTCCTGCTCGCGGAGGGCCACGACACCACCCGCGTCGCCCACGCATCCGGGTGGGCGAATCCCAGCAGCTTCATCGCTGCCTTCAGCACGATCATGGGCACCACACCGGGCCGCTACCGATCGGGTTCGCCCGGGAACGTGCGCCAGCGCGCGGGGCTGCACGAACCACAGCCGCATCCGTAA
- a CDS encoding dipeptide ABC transporter ATP-binding protein, with protein MTAPLLQVTDLRVSYTTVAAVRGVSLAVAPGEVVAVVGESGSGKSTLVHAVAGLLPGTGRIDAGRITLGEQELTGLSERAWRTVRGRRIGLVPQDPGVSLNPVQRVGVQVAEALTVHGLADRRSAPARAVELLAEAGLPDAAARARQYPHELSGGMRQRVLIAIAIAARPQLLVADEPTSALDATVQRHILDRLDELVRASGTAVLLVTHDLGVAADRADRLVVMQGGRVVEQGPVREVLAAPRDPYTRQLLESAPGLRAVPRSAPAPTSAAPLVEVRDLVKEFPLGKGRIRAVDGVSFTIARGETLAMVGESGSGKSTTARLVLRLADPTSGAVTFDGADITRVRGRAWRDLRRRAQLIYQNPYASLDPRFSIAEVIAEPLRAFRVGDARSRRARAAELLDRVALPEAVLDRRPAELSGGQRQRVAIARALALSPDLVVCDEPVSALDVSVSAQVLDLLAELQADAGLTYLFISHDLAVVRRIAHRVGVLRDGKLLELAPTEQLFAAPRHEYTRELLAAIAGRRLEETA; from the coding sequence ATGACCGCGCCGTTGCTGCAGGTGACCGACCTGCGCGTCTCCTACACCACCGTCGCGGCCGTGCGCGGCGTCTCGCTCGCGGTGGCGCCCGGGGAGGTCGTCGCCGTCGTCGGCGAGTCCGGATCGGGGAAGTCGACGCTCGTGCACGCCGTGGCCGGGTTGCTCCCGGGCACCGGCCGGATCGACGCCGGGCGGATCACGCTCGGCGAGCAGGAGCTGACCGGGCTGTCCGAGCGGGCGTGGCGCACGGTGCGCGGCCGGCGGATCGGGCTCGTGCCGCAGGATCCGGGCGTCTCGCTCAACCCCGTGCAGCGGGTCGGGGTGCAGGTCGCCGAGGCGCTGACGGTGCACGGCCTCGCCGACCGCCGCAGCGCCCCGGCCCGGGCCGTCGAGCTGCTCGCCGAGGCCGGGCTGCCGGACGCCGCGGCGCGGGCCCGCCAGTACCCGCACGAGCTGTCGGGCGGGATGCGCCAGCGCGTGCTCATCGCCATCGCGATCGCCGCGCGCCCGCAGCTGCTCGTGGCCGACGAGCCCACGAGCGCGCTGGACGCCACCGTGCAGCGGCACATCCTCGACCGCCTCGACGAGCTCGTCCGCGCGTCCGGCACGGCCGTCCTGCTCGTCACGCACGACCTCGGCGTTGCGGCTGACCGCGCCGACCGGCTCGTCGTGATGCAGGGCGGGCGGGTCGTCGAGCAGGGGCCGGTGCGGGAGGTGCTGGCCGCGCCGCGCGATCCCTACACCCGGCAGCTGCTGGAGAGCGCGCCCGGGCTGCGCGCGGTGCCGCGCTCCGCCCCGGCTCCCACGTCCGCAGCCCCGCTGGTGGAGGTGCGGGACCTCGTGAAGGAGTTCCCGCTGGGGAAGGGACGCATCCGCGCCGTGGACGGCGTGAGCTTCACGATCGCGCGCGGCGAGACGCTGGCAATGGTCGGTGAGTCCGGGTCCGGCAAGTCGACCACCGCCCGGCTGGTGCTGCGCCTGGCCGACCCCACCTCCGGCGCGGTGACGTTCGACGGCGCCGACATCACCCGCGTGCGCGGGCGGGCCTGGCGGGATCTGCGCCGGCGCGCGCAGCTGATCTACCAGAACCCGTACGCGTCCCTCGACCCCCGGTTCTCGATCGCCGAGGTGATCGCCGAGCCGCTGCGGGCGTTCCGGGTGGGGGACGCGCGGTCGCGCCGGGCGCGCGCCGCCGAGCTGCTCGACCGCGTCGCGCTGCCGGAGGCGGTGCTCGACCGGCGGCCGGCGGAGCTGTCGGGCGGGCAGCGCCAGCGCGTGGCGATCGCCCGGGCGCTGGCCCTCTCGCCCGACCTCGTGGTGTGCGACGAACCGGTGTCCGCGCTCGACGTCAGCGTGTCCGCGCAGGTCCTCGACCTGCTCGCGGAGCTGCAGGCCGACGCGGGGCTCACCTACCTGTTCATCTCCCACGACCTGGCCGTGGTGCGCCGGATCGCGCACCGCGTCGGGGTGCTGCGCGACGGGAAGCTGCTCGAGCTCGCGCCCACCGAGCAGCTCTTCGCCGCACCGCGGCACGAGTACACGCGCGAGCTGCTCGCGGCGATCGCGGGACGCCGGTTGGAGGAAACGGCATGA
- a CDS encoding zinc-binding dehydrogenase, whose translation MSTTMRAAVCVSAGGPEVLEIRDLPVPAVREGWSLVQVRGAGLNRSELRTRQGHSPNVGFPRVLGIECVGVVAASTDARLPEGTTVAAVMGEMGRAFDGGYAEYALLPNALLMPVTTTLPWDVLAALPETYLTAHGSLDALGVEAGGRLLIRGGTSSVGMAAASIASGRGIGTAATTRRSGRIDALTAAGVDHVLVDDGGSLAARVHAIWPEGPDHVLDLVGTTTAVDSLRLVRRGGTVCVAGSLSGWLIPNFEPIAMIPSGTKLTAFHSDNLKGSAGAAVLQRIVDEVEAGRYRPNVDRVFRLEDIVAAHRYMEDDRATGKVVVVP comes from the coding sequence ATGAGCACGACGATGCGAGCGGCGGTCTGTGTCAGCGCGGGTGGCCCGGAGGTGCTGGAGATCCGCGACCTGCCGGTACCGGCCGTTCGGGAGGGCTGGAGCCTGGTGCAGGTGAGGGGCGCGGGCCTGAACCGGTCGGAGCTGCGGACCCGGCAGGGGCATTCCCCGAACGTGGGGTTCCCCCGCGTGCTCGGGATCGAGTGCGTCGGAGTCGTGGCGGCCTCCACGGATGCCCGGTTGCCGGAGGGGACGACCGTCGCAGCCGTGATGGGTGAGATGGGCCGGGCGTTCGACGGCGGCTACGCCGAGTACGCCTTGCTGCCGAACGCGCTGCTGATGCCGGTCACCACCACGTTGCCGTGGGACGTCCTGGCCGCGCTACCCGAGACGTACCTGACCGCGCACGGCTCGCTGGACGCGCTGGGCGTCGAGGCGGGTGGACGGTTGCTGATCCGCGGCGGGACCTCGTCGGTGGGGATGGCGGCCGCGTCGATCGCGTCCGGCCGCGGCATCGGGACCGCGGCCACGACCCGCCGGTCCGGCAGGATCGACGCGTTGACCGCTGCCGGTGTGGACCACGTGCTCGTCGACGACGGTGGGTCGCTCGCGGCGAGGGTGCACGCCATCTGGCCGGAGGGCCCGGACCACGTCCTCGACCTCGTCGGCACGACCACGGCGGTGGACTCGCTGCGCCTGGTGCGGCGGGGCGGCACGGTGTGCGTGGCCGGCTCGCTCAGCGGGTGGCTGATCCCGAACTTCGAACCGATCGCGATGATCCCGTCCGGGACGAAGCTCACGGCCTTCCACAGCGACAACCTCAAGGGCAGCGCGGGCGCGGCCGTGTTGCAGCGGATCGTCGACGAGGTCGAGGCCGGCCGGTACCGGCCCAACGTCGACCGGGTCTTCCGCCTGGAGGACATCGTGGCGGCCCACCGGTACATGGAGGACGACCGGGCCACCGGGAAGGTCGTCGTGGTGCCCTAG
- a CDS encoding LLM class flavin-dependent oxidoreductase, with the protein MSVKKQIHLGAHFPGVNNTTVWSDPRAGSQTDFASFAHFAQNAERGLMDFVFLAEGLRLREHRGRIHDLDVVGRPDTFTVLAALAAVTSRIGLAGTINTTYNEPYELAVQFASLDHLSAGRAAWNMVTTSDAFTGENFRRGGFLPREQRYERAAEVVAVTRALWDSQGGEIEHHGPQFDVRGRFPLSPSPQGHPVLIQAGDSAQGRDFAAATADAIFTLHGTLEAGQAFYADVKARLPQHGRNADDLKVLPGVTFVLGDTDEEAREEAARIRRQQVSPQTAIAFLEQVWGRELSEYDPDGPLPDLEPDVDNVSITRGRVRHARDPRAVAQEWRDFAAAHGGLSIREVVIEKTGRQSFIGTPRTVATQMDEFVQRDACDGFILVPHLTPGGLDRFVAEVVPELQDRGSYRTEYPGPTLRDHLGLRHPHAPLTRKESA; encoded by the coding sequence GTGAGCGTCAAGAAGCAGATCCACCTAGGCGCGCACTTCCCGGGCGTCAACAACACGACGGTCTGGAGCGACCCCCGCGCCGGCAGCCAGACCGACTTCGCCTCGTTCGCACACTTCGCCCAGAACGCCGAGCGCGGGCTGATGGACTTCGTCTTCCTCGCCGAGGGCCTGCGGCTGCGCGAGCACCGCGGCCGCATCCACGACCTGGACGTCGTCGGCCGGCCGGACACGTTCACCGTCCTCGCCGCCCTCGCCGCCGTCACCTCGCGGATCGGGCTGGCCGGCACGATCAACACCACCTACAACGAGCCGTACGAGCTGGCCGTGCAGTTCGCCTCGCTCGACCACCTGTCCGCGGGGCGCGCGGCGTGGAACATGGTCACCACGTCCGACGCGTTCACCGGGGAGAACTTCCGCCGGGGCGGGTTCCTGCCGCGCGAGCAGCGGTACGAGCGGGCGGCGGAGGTCGTCGCCGTCACCCGCGCCCTCTGGGACTCCCAGGGCGGCGAGATCGAGCACCACGGCCCGCAGTTCGACGTGCGCGGCCGCTTCCCGCTCTCGCCCAGCCCGCAGGGCCACCCGGTGCTCATCCAGGCGGGCGACTCCGCGCAGGGCCGCGACTTCGCCGCCGCCACGGCCGACGCGATCTTCACCCTGCACGGCACCCTCGAAGCGGGGCAGGCGTTCTACGCGGACGTCAAGGCGCGGCTCCCGCAGCACGGGCGGAACGCCGACGACCTCAAGGTGCTGCCGGGCGTCACGTTCGTGCTCGGCGACACCGACGAGGAGGCCCGGGAGGAGGCAGCGCGGATCCGGCGCCAGCAGGTCTCCCCGCAGACCGCGATCGCCTTCCTGGAGCAGGTGTGGGGCCGCGAGCTGTCCGAGTACGACCCGGACGGCCCGCTGCCCGACCTGGAGCCCGACGTCGACAACGTCTCGATCACCCGCGGCCGGGTTCGGCACGCCCGCGACCCGCGGGCCGTCGCGCAGGAGTGGCGCGACTTCGCTGCCGCGCACGGCGGCCTCTCGATCCGCGAGGTCGTGATCGAGAAGACCGGGCGGCAGTCGTTCATCGGCACGCCGCGCACCGTCGCCACGCAGATGGACGAGTTCGTCCAGCGCGACGCCTGCGACGGGTTCATCCTCGTGCCGCACCTGACGCCCGGCGGCCTGGACCGGTTCGTGGCCGAGGTCGTGCCCGAGCTGCAGGACCGCGGCAGCTACCGCACCGAGTACCCCGGCCCGACCTTGCGCGACCACCTCGGCCTGCGCCACCCGCACGCACCGCTGACCCGGAAGGAGTCCGCATGA
- a CDS encoding flavin reductase family protein, which translates to MTVVVEPATMREVLGHFASGVVVVTAAGPDGPLGFTCQSFASLSLDPALISFSPSRTSSTWPRIRAAGAFCVNVLAADQQQLSAGFARSGVDKFAGVSWWPGPDGAPVLEGACAWISCTLWREYDGGDHTIVAGRVRDLGADATRSPLLFHRGRYGLATHIEEDH; encoded by the coding sequence ATGACGGTCGTTGTCGAACCCGCGACGATGCGGGAGGTCCTGGGGCACTTCGCGTCGGGCGTCGTCGTGGTCACGGCGGCCGGGCCCGATGGGCCGCTGGGCTTCACGTGCCAGTCCTTCGCGTCACTGTCGCTGGATCCGGCGCTGATCAGCTTCTCGCCGTCCCGCACGTCGTCGACGTGGCCGCGGATCCGGGCGGCAGGCGCGTTCTGCGTCAACGTGCTGGCCGCCGACCAGCAGCAGCTGTCCGCCGGGTTCGCCCGCTCCGGGGTGGACAAGTTCGCCGGGGTGAGCTGGTGGCCGGGCCCGGACGGCGCGCCGGTGCTGGAGGGCGCCTGCGCGTGGATCAGCTGCACGCTGTGGCGGGAGTACGACGGCGGCGACCACACGATCGTCGCCGGCCGGGTGCGCGACCTCGGTGCCGACGCCACCCGCTCGCCCCTGCTGTTCCACCGGGGCCGCTACGGTCTCGCCACGCACATCGAGGAGGACCATTGA